Proteins from one Bufo gargarizans isolate SCDJY-AF-19 chromosome 8, ASM1485885v1, whole genome shotgun sequence genomic window:
- the LOC122945322 gene encoding microtubule-associated protein 2-like, with product MTDNRQDEPKSSHWAPGQLSEAAPLPHTTDMKEQGGAGDGMVHSSNGIPFRETGRAYGERDLQESHATSKENGINGEMPSRDSETAEEVSARIVQVVTADAVAVLRGEQEKEVQLKGPPGDLPLAVEDTTNLPPSPPPSPASEQMGTVEEGKVI from the exons ATGACGGATAACAGGCAGGATGAGCCCAAATCATCCCACTGGGCACCGGGACAGCTCAGTGAGGCCGCTCCTCTCCCTCACACAACAGATATGAAAGAACAAGGGGGGGCAGGAGATGGAATGGTCCACAGCTCCAATGGCATTCCCTTCAGAGAGACGGGCAGAGCGTATGGGGAGAGGGATCTTCAAGAATCACATGCTACAAGCAAAGAGAATGGCATCAATGGAGAGATGCCATCTAGAGACTCGGAGACGGCAG AGGAGGTATCTGCACGCATAGTCCAAGTAGTAACTGCTGATGCTGTAGCGGTCCTGAGAGGTGAACAGGAGAAGGAAGTCCAACTCAAGGGCCCTCCAGGAGATCTGCCATTAG CTGTGGAAGATACGACCAAtctccctccttctcctcctccttcgccAGCATCAGAACAAATGGGAACAGTGGAGGAAGGTAAGGTCATATAG